In Paraburkholderia bryophila, a single genomic region encodes these proteins:
- a CDS encoding ureidoglycolate lyase translates to MKTLQMERLTRTAFAPFGDVIELDGARHFAINGGTTERFHDLASVDVTEQGGRPLINLFRAQPRALPVEITMMERHPLGSQAFIPLTAGRYLVVVAPAGEFEPSRMRAFWTDAWQGVNYAKGVWHHPLLALDRVSDFVVVDRGGEQPNCDELSLAEPWRLVFEASAELVE, encoded by the coding sequence ATGAAAACATTGCAGATGGAGCGCCTGACGCGGACGGCCTTCGCGCCGTTCGGCGACGTGATCGAACTGGACGGCGCGCGCCACTTCGCGATCAACGGCGGTACGACCGAGCGCTTTCACGACCTCGCCAGCGTCGATGTGACGGAGCAGGGCGGCCGGCCGCTGATCAACCTGTTTCGCGCGCAACCGCGCGCGCTACCGGTGGAGATCACGATGATGGAGCGGCATCCGCTCGGCAGTCAGGCTTTCATTCCGTTGACGGCGGGCCGCTATCTGGTGGTGGTCGCGCCGGCGGGTGAATTCGAGCCGTCGCGGATGCGCGCATTCTGGACCGACGCCTGGCAGGGCGTGAACTACGCGAAGGGCGTCTGGCATCACCCGTTGCTGGCGCTCGATCGGGTGAGCGATTTCGTGGTGGTCGATCGCGGCGGTGAGCAGCCCAATTGCGATGAATTGTCATTGGCTGAGCCGTGGCGGCTGGTGTTCGAAGCGAGCGCGGAGTTGGTCGAATAA